In Astyanax mexicanus isolate ESR-SI-001 chromosome 25, AstMex3_surface, whole genome shotgun sequence, a genomic segment contains:
- the si:dkeyp-74b6.2 gene encoding cerebellin-1 has translation MDRPAVCQLVVALIGLVLVHPLMVRSQNDTEPIVLEGKCLVVCDSTPTTEPANHALGMSVRSGTGRIAFSAIRNTNHEPSEMSNRTMTIYFDQVLVNVGSHFDPARSIFLAPRKGVYSFSFHVVKVYNRQTIQVSLVLNGWPVISAFAGDQDVTREAATNAGLVTMERGDKAYLKLERGNLMGGWKYSTFSGFLVFPL, from the exons ATGGACAGGCCAGCTGTTTGTCAGCTTGTCGTAGCACTGATTGGGCTCGTGCTGGTTCACCCCCTTATGGTCAGAAGCCAGAATGACACAGAGCCCATAGTTCTGGAGGGGAAGTGTTTGGTGGTTTGCGACTCGACCCCTACCACGGAGCCGGCCAATCATGCACTGGGCATGTCGGTGCGCTCAGGCACTGGACGAATCGCCTTCTCTGCCATCCGAAACACCAACCATGAACCATCAGAAATGAGCAACCGGACCATGACCATCTACTTTGACCAG GTCCTGGTGAACGTTGGCAGCCACTTTGACCCTGCGAGGAGCATCTTCCTGGCACCTCGCAAAGGAGTTTATAGCTTCAGCTTTCATGTGGTCAAAGTTTACAACAGACAGACAATACAG GTAAGCTTGGTGCTGAATGGTTGGCCAGTGATCTCAGCATTCGCAGGGGACCAGGATGTGACTCGTGAGGCAGCGACAAATGCAGGGCTGGTTACAATGGAGAGAGGAGACAAGGCCTATCTCAAGCTCGAGCGAGGGAATCTAATGGGTGGATGGAAGTACTCCACCTTCTCTGGGTTTCTTGTTTTCCCTTTATAG
- the LOC103045655 gene encoding zinc finger protein RFP — MASALSEDQFKCCICLDFFNQPVSIPCGHNFCLLCIQQFWNTATRINCPLCKESFPTRPKLSINRALAEITEGFKTSLNISPDQPNSKSRSQSVKGEDERISSHEEPRRNLCGKHRKPLEFYCKTEKIKVCSKCVETQHQGHQTVHVELESIRMRADLNEVASKLQQMIQDREKKGFEIKRSAELHYRSLNKETEQSIEIFNSLKCSFQSELAELAEKQREVTRNADSLSEELQKEIDEIKMKKCTVEQLASIDDDLQLLQNFHSVASLPRTKNWSQTRLITSMSTGTLRRTIEALKEVLRNQEKILCDAELHEIQQYEVDITFDPQTAAPWLVLSSNLKQASLSVGGFQPAVTPSSPSPLRFDSCVCVLGQPGVSSGRHYWVVQVRDKTDWELGVARESINRKGAISVRPDQGFWAVASRKGGHLVACAGPAVTLFSPVERLQRVGVFVDYEGGTVSFYDVESRSHIYSYTRCSFTERLYPYFNPCLHDDGKNTAPLIICPVGGGEVATSDLNQEARRPPPLIRRQSSQGFLLQTTKQ; from the exons ATGGCCTCCGCCCTATCAGAAGATCAGTTCAAGTGCTGCATCTGCCTGGACTTCTTCAACCAGCCAGTGTCCATCCCGTGTGGACACAACTTCTGCCTCCTCTGCATCCAGCAGTTCTGGAATACAGCAACCCGAATAAACTGTCCACTCTGCAAAGAGAGTTTCCCCACCCGCCCAAAGCTCAGTATCAACCGCGCCCTAGCTGAAATCACTGAGGGCTTCAAAACCTCACTCAACATCAGCCCTGATCAGCCCAACAGTAAGAGCAGGAGCCAGAGTGTGAAGGGGGAAGACGAGCGGATATCATCTCACGAGGAACCAAGAAGGAACCTCTGCGGAAAACACCGGAAGCCACTGGAATTTTACTGCAAGACGGAAAAGATAAAAGTGTGCTCAAAATGTGTAGAAACCCAACATCAAGGACACCAAACTGTCCATGTGGAACTAGAGAGCATCAGGATGAGG GCTGATCTTAATGAGGTGGCGTCTAAACTGCAGCAGATGATCCAGGATCGTGAAAAGAAGGGGTTTGAGATTAAACGTTCAGCAGAGTTGCATTAT AGAAGCTTGAACAAGGAGACTGAGCAGAGCATTGAGATCTTCAACTCCCTAAAGTGTTCATTCCAGAGTGAACTGGCTGAGCTGgcggagaaacagagagaggtgACGAGGAACGCTGACTCGCTTTCAGAGGAGCTGCAGAAAGAGATTGATGAAATCAAGATGAAAAAGTGCACAGTGGAGCAACTCGCAAGCATTGACGATGATCTGCAACTTCTACAG AATTTCCATTCTGTTGCATCTCTTCCACGTACCAAGAACTGGTCCCAGACCAGATTAATTACCAGTATGAGTACAGGAACATTAAGAAGAACTATAGAGGCGCTGAAGGAAGTTCTGCGTAATCAGGAGAAGATTCTTTGCGATGCTG AGCTGCATGAGATCCAGCAATATGAAG TGGACATAACCTTTGACCCTCAAACTGCTGCCCCCTGGCTGGTCCTCTCCTCCAACCTGAAGCAGGCCAGTCTATCTGTTGGTGGCTTTCAGCCTGCGGTCACTCCTTCCTCTCCCAGCCCTCTGCGCTTTgactcctgtgtgtgtgtactgggccAGCCGGGGGTCTCCTCCGGGAGGCACTACTGGGTGGTTCAGGTTAGAGATAAGACAGACTGGGAGCTGGGAGTGGCCAGAGAGTCCATCAACAGGAAGGGAGCCATATCGGTCCGACCGGATCAGGGCTTCTGGGCCGTGGCTTCCCGTAAAGGGGGTCACCTGGTCGCCTGTGCCGGACCTGCCGTCACCCTGTTCTCTCCTGTAGAAAGGCTGCAGAGGGTCGGGGTGTTTGTAGACTATGAGGGAGGAACTGTCTCGTTTTATGATGTTGAATCCCGGAGCCATATCTACTCCTATACCCGGTGCAGCTTCACTGAAAGACTTTACCCTTACTTCAACCCTTGTCTTCACGATGATGGGAAGAACACTGCACCACTGATCATCTGTCCTGTAGGCGGGGGAGAGGTTGCAACTTCAGACCTGAACCAAGAGGCAAGGAGACCTCCTCCACTGATCAGACGCCAATCATCTCAGGGTTTCCTTTTACAGACTACCAAGCAATAG